In the Pirellulales bacterium genome, TGTTGGTTGTTGACTTCGGCACCGTCCGTAGGTGGCCGGCGACTAAGACAAGGAATAAGGCGATCTCTCGCGAATGTCAAGAAAAATCAGCAGTAGCGCCGAGGCCGGCGCGGTGATTCTCGCCCGCTCATATTTGGTTGCAAGCGCCGATTCGTGACGTTAGCATGGGCTCATCAAAGATGATCGCCTGCCGCCTGGCCGGGTTGAGAATCCGGCTGTCGGTTCGATTGCGGTTTGGCGGCGTGACTAACTGGAGGAGACCTGCCATGCGACGCCTGCGACAGATCGTGTTGGTTTGGACGTTGATCGTGTCAATGCCATTCGACACCGCTTCAGCATGCTGGAGATCGCGGCGCTGCTGTTGCCAGAGCGTAACTTGCTGCCAGATGTGCAGCCCGGCCGATTGCTCCGCTCCGGCTGCCGCGCCCTCGGCTCCCGCTCCACCGGCAACCGCCGAGTCGCCAGCCCCACCGGCGCCCCCATCCCCGCCGGATTCGTCGGTCTCGCCTTCGACGGAGAAGCCGGCCGTCGCACCCGCGGCCCCAATGCCCACGGCTCCTCCGGGTGTCGCGCCGCCAGCCACGGAACCCCGGCCCGCGACAGTAACGCCGCCGGCAGCGATCGCTCCCCAGCCGCCCGCGACGGAACCCGCGCCGCCCAAGGAAACCGCGGTGCCGAAAGAGCCGGCGCCCGAGCCTGCGAAGGAGCCAGGCAAACCCGCTCCAAAGCCAACTCCCGCAGTAGAGGATCCGTTCGCGGAACCGGGCAAGTCCGCTCCGAAGGCGCCGCCGAAAGAGAGCTCTCCGCCAAAGGAGTCCGCGCCGCCGGCAGATATGCCGAAGCCCGAGTCTGCTCCCAAGGAAGCCGACCCGTTCGCGCCGCCGCCAAAGGCTGCGGCCGGCGATGCGTCGAAGGCAGCTCCGCCCGCGGTGGACCCGGCGGTAGCACCCAAGGAGACCACGCCGCCCACCGCCGGCGATGACGCCAAGAACGCTCCGGAGAAGCCCGCCGATAAGCCCGAACCAAAGCCGGCCGCTGACAACGCCGATCCGTTTGCCGAGCCACCTTCGAAGAAGGCTGGTACGGCTCCGCCCGCCGCGGGCAAGCAGGCGGTCGACGAACCGCCGATGATGCGCGACTGGCAGGACGACACAGGCGAGTTTCACGTCCGTGGAAAGCTCGTCCGGGTTTCAGCCAGCACGGTTCGGCTGCTCAAGGAGACCGGCAAATACACCACCGTGCCGATGGATCGGCTGAGCGAATCCGATCTGCAATACGTCGCGGCCCAGAACGCCGCGAATCGGGCAGGTCTCGTCAGCCAGACATCGGAAAAGTAAGCTAAACCGCTCGTCGCTCAAAACCCAGGTCCATTATCGCCGAGCAATTCTTGGACACGCGACTTGACCAGCGTCTCGCGCTGTTCGGTGCGGTGGTCGATCTCGGTTCGGAGCCGCTCGAGTTCTTTTTGCATCCGATCAAGCTGTAGCTTCCGTCGCTGCTGACGAACGTCAAAATGCTTGTTGACCGTTTCCTCGATCTCCTTCTTGATCTGTAACTGATCGGCTTGTGACGCTCGGCGGTATTTGTCGGCAAGTTCATCAGAGCGATTGCCGAGTTCCCGATCCTGTTTCATCAACGTGTTCATTTCGGGATCGCGCCGACCATCGTCGAAGCCAAAACCATCGGGACCGGGACGAACTCCATCTGGCTTTCGGGGTCCCGATTGACCAGGGCCAGGACCGCCTCGATCACCGGGTGGCGGCGGACCTTTGCCCCCATCCGGTCCGCCCGGCCCGCGACCTCCGGGACCGCGTCCCGGCCCCCCCGGGCCACGGCCAGGTCCGCCGGAACCGCCGTCGCCGTCGTCACCAGGGCCGCCCTGACCGGCGCCCGGCTGGCCGCGACCATCGTAATCGCCACCCAGCCCACCGCGACCGTCGGGATCGCGCGGACGGCCAGGCCCACCGCTTGCCGATCCATCCCCGGACTTCGCATCGCCCGGCCCGTCGAAGGCGAGGTCCGCGATTCGCAACCTCGGCAGCAAGCCTTGATCGGCGTTACCCGCCGCGGGCGGTGCCGGAGCATCCGCCGGTCGCTCCTCGTCCGCGGACAAACGAGACCAACCCAGCAATGCCAATCCGACGGCCAAGGTGCCGCTGACAATAAGTCGACGAAAGTGCATGGTGACCCCCTCGATCGAAAATGAATCCGAGCCGAAACATTACACTAGCCCGACGCGCGAGCGACGCGAACGACGAATTCCCTCGCTGGCGCGTCGGGCTAGCGTTGACCCCTATAACGAATCCTTCTCGACCTCTTGGCGGAAGGAAGTTAGCTGTTGACCGAGCCGATCGATCGAATCATCACCGCGATTCGCGAGCGTCCCGGCATTTAAAACGCCCTCATCAACCTGAGCGATTTGCTGATCGAGGGCTTGGTCCCAGCCGGAGTTGCCAGCCGAATTCTCGACGACCACGGATGGTTCGACCGCCGCGTCGTTGGCTTTCGCGTTGGGATTCGCAGCCGGATGTTCGGCCGCCACGTCGGAACCATTCCGCGGCGTATTGATCGAATCACTTAACTGGTTTCGATCGACGAACCAGGCGACACTCACTCCGATCAATAGCGTCGCGGCCAAAAGCGCCCCGCCCCGCCACAATCGCCGGCGCAGCAATCGCCTGCGCAATTGCTTCACAACCAATTCGGGCCGGAAATCGGCATTGGCCGCGTCGAGCAGTTGCCCGAGCGCCAGCCACCCTTCGGCAAGAGCCGCCGTTTCCGCGTCGCGACCGGCGGTCGAGGAAGCGCAGCCCGCTGTCAGGGGATCAGCGCAGCCCGCTGTCAGGGGCTCAGCGCAGCCCGCCGGTAGGGACTCAGCGCAGCCCGCGCTCGTGGAACCGGGGGCGCCGGTCGCTTCGCGAAGTTGGCGTTCGAGTTTTGTTTCGTCGTCGTTCATGAGGTTTTTCCGCAGAGCAATTTCCGCAGAGCTTGTAAACCACGATGACAATGGCTCAGGACAGTCCCCAGCGGCGAATCGCATTGCCGCGCGATTTCAGCAAACTCCAGGCCGCCGAAATACCGCAGCAGCACCACCCGGCGCTGTAATGGCGACAGTCCGGCGAGCGCTTCGGCCAATTCGCGCTGCGATTCAATCCACATCACCTCATCAGCCGGACCGGCCAAATCGCTTGCCGGCTCGATCTGGTTCCAGGTTTCTTCGTCGAGATGCACCTCGCGCCGCGCGATCCGGCAATGATCCCAGGCCAGCCGGTCGGCGATCTTGAGGAGATACGCCCGCGGCGTGCCGCTCTCGCGATACCGCTCGCGCGAACGCCACGCCCGCCAAAACACCTCTTGGGTCAGATCATCGGCGACATCGGGATGCCGAACGATCCCCAATAGATACCCCCGGACGGCCCGCCCATGCTCGCGCACCCATTGCGCCAGTCGCTCTCCGTCGCCGGAAGTCGGGCTACCGTCGCTCATGCCTATTAAGTGTAACGAGGAAACCGACCGGATATTGCAGGAAAAGGGGGCAGTTGCCTGGGCCGCCGGGCCGGAAGGACCGGCAACGGTTAGCCGCTGAAAAGGCTGCAAATCCTGCCATCCTATGGGTCCGTGAACGACGTACTCATCGCCCAACCACGACGCGAGAACACCAATCAACCGACTGGTGGCTCGTCGGGCTGCCAGGGTAAGATGGAGTCGAGTTCGGCGGAGCGTATCACGCGGTCAACCGTTGCTCGATTTTCAATCCTTTTCGGACTTGCAGGCTGATGAATCTGAGATTTGCCCCCAACTTCTGCGCGATCGTCTTCCTCGTGTCCGCGATCTTGTTGCTCGACGGGTGCGATAGGCCACCGCCGAGCGATTCGCCGAATGATCAGCCGCCGTCGCCGAAAACCGAGGCCTCGTCCGGATCATCGGCGAAGAAGGCGGGCGACGCCGGCGCGGTGACGCGCCCGGAGACAAAAAACGCCGACGCGTCTGCGGCAAAGGCATCGGGCGGCGAGGCAGGCCCCTCGCCGGCGGCGAAGGCGCCCAACGACGCGGTCGACAGCGGGGCCAAAACGGCTCAGCACGATGCCGGTTCGCCGGCTCCAATGGCCGATTCAACCAAGCCCAAGCAATTCATTCTTCCCGAGGCGTTCGAGCATTACAAGAAGGCAATGGAACTCGCCGAAAAAGGCAAGACGGCCGATGCCAAGGACGAGTTCACCGAGGCCTTGCGAATTCAGCCCGATTTCACGGCCGCGCGAAACAGCTTCGGCACCTTTCTCTTGAGTCAGAACGACTTGATCACTGCTTCAATCGTTTACAAAGAGGGAGCGAAGCTCCATCCCGACGATCCAGATGCCCACAACGATTTAGGCGTCGTGCTGATTCGCACCGGCGACGTGCCGGGGGCGCGGAAGGAATTCCAGCGGGCGATCGAGTTGAATGACGACGATCCCGAGCCGCATCATAATTTAGGGCTGCTGCTGGCCACGCTCGGCGAACTCGACGCGGCGATTGAGCAATATAACCAGGCGATCCGGCTGCGCCCCGGCTATCTCGACGCGCATTTCGATCTCGGCCGCGCCCTGCTCCGTAAGGAGCGGCTAGACGCGGCAATTGCCCAGTTCCGCGAAGTGTTGCGACTGTCGCGAGGGCATTTCGGAGCGCTTTACAACCTGGGCCTCGCGCTCACCAAGCAGGGCAAGGCGGGAGAGGCCATCAAGGAGTACGCCCAGGCGCTGCGCGCCAATCCGAACGACTCCGAGCTGCGCGTCGCGCTCGGGACGGCGCTAGCGCAGCTCGGCAACGACAAAGAAGCTATTCCGAATTTCATCGAAGCGGTCCGGCTTCGCCCCGAGAACGCCGATGCGCATTACGAGCTGGCGCTGTCGCTCAGTCGGCTGGGGCGAATCGACGAAGCGATCGCGCACAACGAGGAGGCGCTCGGTCTTCGTCCCGATTGGCCCGAGGCGCTCAACAACCTGGCCTGGATTCTGGCCACGAGCCACGACGAGCGGCACCGCAATCCGAAGCGGGCCGTCGAGCTGGCCAATCGGGCCCGTGAGCTGGCCGATTACAAGATGCCGTTGGTGCTCGATACGCAAGCCGCGGCGCTGGCCGAGGCGGGAGAATTTCCCGCGGCGGTCAAAACTGCCGAGAAAGCGGTCGCGCTGGCCCGCGAAACCGGGCAGGAAAAAACCGCCACGGAAATCGAAACGCGGCTCAATCTCTACCGCGCGAAAAAGGCTTATCGCGAGCCGGCGTCTGCGAAAGACGTGACGAATGGCGAGTGACGGGAAACGAAAATGCTTGATCTCAAATCTGAGATTTGAGATTCCGTCCGCTCCTATTCCGCCTTCCCTTCGCGTTCATGGATCGTCAGCACGCGATCGACGGCCGGCACGTCGAAACGTTCTTTTTTGCCGCTGGGCCAGAGGACGTGCAGGTTGTCAACGCGATCGCTCTTGCCCAAGCCGAAATGGGCCCGCGGATCGCTGCTCGATAAGTAGCTGTAGGTTGGATTTGCCAAACGGACCAGCTTCTTGCCGCCGACTTCGGCCGTCAGTATTGCGCCATAGGCATCGCGTTTGCCGGTCATCGCCCGCACGATCAGCCAGTGATTTCCCTGCTTGGGGGCCGTGTTGCGGTAGACCTGCAGCGAGTTGTCGAGGTTCTCGACGGCGATGTCGATCGCCCCGTCGCCAAACAGATCGCCGAATGCCATCCCGCGGCTGACCTGCGGCACTTTTCCAAATGCCCCAGCGCGTGCGCTCGCATCTTCGAAATGACCCTTGCCATCGTTCAAGAAGAGCAGCTTCGGTTCGGCGAAACGGTTCCAGAATTTGCCGAGCGCCGCACCGGTGTAAACTGGGCCTTTGGTCACGCGACCGTTGGCCACCGCGATGTCCAAGATTCCCCGGTTGAAAATATCGACGAACCCGCAGCCCCAGCCCGTGTAGGGCCGGT is a window encoding:
- a CDS encoding SHD1 domain-containing protein, whose amino-acid sequence is MPKPESAPKEADPFAPPPKAAAGDASKAAPPAVDPAVAPKETTPPTAGDDAKNAPEKPADKPEPKPAADNADPFAEPPSKKAGTAPPAAGKQAVDEPPMMRDWQDDTGEFHVRGKLVRVSASTVRLLKETGKYTTVPMDRLSESDLQYVAAQNAANRAGLVSQTSEK
- a CDS encoding RNA polymerase sigma factor, which gives rise to MSDGSPTSGDGERLAQWVREHGRAVRGYLLGIVRHPDVADDLTQEVFWRAWRSRERYRESGTPRAYLLKIADRLAWDHCRIARREVHLDEETWNQIEPASDLAGPADEVMWIESQRELAEALAGLSPLQRRVVLLRYFGGLEFAEIARQCDSPLGTVLSHCHRGLQALRKLLCGKTS
- a CDS encoding tetratricopeptide repeat protein; the encoded protein is MNLRFAPNFCAIVFLVSAILLLDGCDRPPPSDSPNDQPPSPKTEASSGSSAKKAGDAGAVTRPETKNADASAAKASGGEAGPSPAAKAPNDAVDSGAKTAQHDAGSPAPMADSTKPKQFILPEAFEHYKKAMELAEKGKTADAKDEFTEALRIQPDFTAARNSFGTFLLSQNDLITASIVYKEGAKLHPDDPDAHNDLGVVLIRTGDVPGARKEFQRAIELNDDDPEPHHNLGLLLATLGELDAAIEQYNQAIRLRPGYLDAHFDLGRALLRKERLDAAIAQFREVLRLSRGHFGALYNLGLALTKQGKAGEAIKEYAQALRANPNDSELRVALGTALAQLGNDKEAIPNFIEAVRLRPENADAHYELALSLSRLGRIDEAIAHNEEALGLRPDWPEALNNLAWILATSHDERHRNPKRAVELANRARELADYKMPLVLDTQAAALAEAGEFPAAVKTAEKAVALARETGQEKTATEIETRLNLYRAKKAYREPASAKDVTNGE